In Musa acuminata AAA Group cultivar baxijiao chromosome BXJ2-3, Cavendish_Baxijiao_AAA, whole genome shotgun sequence, the following proteins share a genomic window:
- the LOC135607188 gene encoding phosphoinositide phosphatase SAC3-like isoform X3 translates to MAAEGGVEARINDANCYLQMFELYETHSKFYMIGRNQSKALWRVLKIDRSESSELNICEDSTTYSESECKELLNRVHEGNKSTGGLKFVTNCYGIAGFVKFLGPYYMLLITERKEIGVIFGHTVYAVTKSEIIAVPNCNVQCDMATAKMEYRYKKLFGMVDLTKDFFFSYSYHIMQSLQKNVCESQSGHMIYETMFIWNEFLTREVHQRLKNTLWTVDLVYGFFKQVKLSICGKDFWLTLIARRSRHFAGTRYLKRGVNGNGSVANDVETEQIVFKDIPGGTPTCLSSVVQNRGSIPLFWSQETSKLNLKPDIILKKDKDYEATRLHFENLANRYRNPIIILNLIKSEEKKPRESILRSEFADAIEFINKNLSEESHLKYLHWDLHKHSRRKAKNVLTLLGKVASRTLKLTGFFYCETTPAPRHEGDLRWPNFVSSGGNTTGTDDIDKFEDGTQEDNMDSDISGLETAQVQVSNGGHCSVKSLRYQTGVLRTNCIDCLDRTNVAQYAYGLAALGHQLHALNLSSLPSIHLDASLADDLMTYYETMGDTLSLQYGGSAAHKKIFSERRGQWKAATQSQEFFRTLQRYYSNAYMDVEKQAAIDLFLGHFQPQLGEPAIWELNSLQHYGFGKNGHAFTDENSRTFIRRSLSDGNILHESCTPLSSCGFGQKDLSCSTLSEREHQEQAECLSDSSLTTEISKCDADVSHHRHNSMLSHGQLFADSAYSYLFKDWQSNFLGLDSLLSSGNSFEGEINDRSIILNSAVKNHPSKHVTNGRTNEAATLLIENRFIIKLIFFIIEHLMQKSTTSKTHDSSIEGRKYRHTTALQHH, encoded by the exons ATGGCAGCAGAGGGCGGGGTGGAGGCTCGGATCAACGACGCCAACTGCTACCTCCAGATGTTTGAGCTCTACGAGACTCATTCT AAATTTTATATGATTGGAAGGAACCAAAGTAAAGCATTATGGAGAGTATTGAAGATTGATAGGTCAGAATCTTCAGAACTTAACATCTGTGAAGACTCAACCACATACTCAGAAAGTGAATGTAAAGAGTTGTTAAATCGAgtacatgagggaaacaaatcgaCTGGTGGACTAAAGTTTGTCACCAATTGTTATGGTATTGCTG GATTTGTTAAGTTCTTGGGGCCTTACTACATGCTGCTCataaccgaaagaaaagaaattggTGTTATATTTGGTCATACAGTTTATGCTGTGACTAAGAGTGAAATCATTGCAGTTCCAAATTGTAATGTCCAATGTGATATGGCTACTGCTAAGATGGAGTACAG ATACAAGAAGCTCTTCGGCATGGTGGATCTTACGAAAGATTTCTTCTTTAGCTACTCATACCACATTATGCAAAGCTTACAAAAGAATGTTTGTGAGAGTCAAAGCGGGCACATGATATATGAGACTATGTTCATTTGGAATGAGTTCTTGACCCGTGAGGTTCATCAACGTCTCAAGAATACTCTATGGACAGTTGACTTAGTATATGGTTTCTTTAAGCAG GTGAAACTTTCAATTTGTGGAAAAGATTTTTGGTTGACTCTCATTGCTAGGCGTTCACGACATTTTGCTGGGACCAG GTATCTGAAGCGTGGTGTTAATGGAAATGGTAGCGTGGCAAATGATGTTGAGACAGAGCAGATCGTCTTTAAAGACATTCCTGGAGGAACTCCGACATGTCTTAGTTCTGTAGTTCAGAATAGGGGTTCCATACCTCTTTTTTGGTCTCAAGAAACCTCAAAACTTAATCTGAAGCCAGATATTATCT TGAAGAAAGATAAAGATTATGAAGCTACCCGACTTCATTTTGAGAATCTTGCAAACAGATACCGAAACCCTATTATTATTTTAAACTTGATTAAG TCAGAAGAAAAGAAGCCTAGGGAATCTATTCTACGATCAGAATTTGCCGATGCAATTGAATTTATAAATAAGAATCTGTCAGAAGAAAGTCATCTAAAGTACTTACATTGGGACCTTCATAAGCATTCTCGAAG GAAAGCTAAAAATGTGCTTACATTGTTGGGAAAAGTGGCATCACGTACTTTAAAGTTAACGGGCTTCTTTTATTGTGAAACGACACCAGCACCAAGGCATGAAGGTGACTTAAGGTGGCCCAATTTTGT CAGTAGTGGCGGCAACACCACTGGTACAGATGACATTGATAAGTTTGAAGATGGAACCCAAGAAGATAATATGGATTCTGATATATCTGGATTGGAAACAGCACAGGTTCAAGTTAGCAATGGTGGACATTGCTCAGTTAAATCTCTTAGGTATCAGACAGGTGTTCTGCGAACAAATTGCATAGATTGCCTAGATCGCACAAATGTTGCTCAGTATGCCTATGGTTTAGCTGCACTTGGGCATCAACTTCATGCACTGAATTTATCTAGTTTACCAAGTATTCATCTAGATGCATCCTTGGCTGATGACTTGATGACATATTATGAGACAATGGGCGACACACTTTCTCTGCAGTATGGTGGTTCTGCTGCTCATAAAAAG ATTTTCTCTGAAAGAAGAGGTCAATGGAAAGCAGCAACCCAATCTCAAGAGTTCTTCAGAACACTTCAAAGATATTATAGCAATGCCTATATGGATGTCGAAAAACAGGCTGCAATAGATCT ATTTCTGGGACACTTTCAACCTCAACTTGGTGAACCAGCGATTTGGGAGCTTAATTCACTTCAGCATTATGGTTTTGGGAAAAATGGCCATGCTTTTACTGATGAAAATTCGAG GACATTTATCAGAAGATCACTATCAGATGGAAATATACTCCATGAAAGCTGTACTCCTCTATCCAGCTGTGGTTTTGGCCAAAAAGACCTCTCATGCTCAACATTATCTGAAAGAGAACATCAAGAGCAGGCCGAGTGTTTATCTGATTCAAGTTTAACAACAGAAATTTCCAAGTGTGATGCAGATGTATCACATCACAG GCACAATTCCATGCTGTCTCATGGGCAGCTTTTTGCAGATAGTGCATATAGTTACTTGTTTAAAGATTGGCAGTCAAATTTTCTGGGCCTTGATTCACTTTTATCTTCTGGTAACTCTTTTGAGGGAGAAATAAATGACAG GTCCATAATACTGAACTCTGCAGTCAAGAATCATCCttctaaacatgtcaccaatggcaGAACTAATGAAGCAGCCACACTTCTCATAGAAAATCGGTTTATCATAAAG TTGATATTCTTCATAATTGAACATCTCATGCAGAAGTCAACAACGTCCAAAACACATGATTCTTCAATTGAGG
- the LOC135607188 gene encoding phosphoinositide phosphatase SAC3-like isoform X2, producing the protein MAAEGGVEARINDANCYLQMFELYETHSKFYMIGRNQSKALWRVLKIDRSESSELNICEDSTTYSESECKELLNRVHEGNKSTGGLKFVTNCYGIAGFVKFLGPYYMLLITERKEIGVIFGHTVYAVTKSEIIAVPNCNVQCDMATAKMEYRYKKLFGMVDLTKDFFFSYSYHIMQSLQKNVCESQSGHMIYETMFIWNEFLTREVHQRLKNTLWTVDLVYGFFKQVKLSICGKDFWLTLIARRSRHFAGTRYLKRGVNGNGSVANDVETEQIVFKDIPGGTPTCLSSVVQNRGSIPLFWSQETSKLNLKPDIILKKDKDYEATRLHFENLANRYRNPIIILNLIKSEEKKPRESILRSEFADAIEFINKNLSEESHLKYLHWDLHKHSRRKAKNVLTLLGKVASRTLKLTGFFYCETTPAPRHEGDLRWPNFVSGGNTTGTDDIDKFEDGTQEDNMDSDISGLETAQVQVSNGGHCSVKSLRYQTGVLRTNCIDCLDRTNVAQYAYGLAALGHQLHALNLSSLPSIHLDASLADDLMTYYETMGDTLSLQYGGSAAHKKIFSERRGQWKAATQSQEFFRTLQRYYSNAYMDVEKQAAIDLFLGHFQPQLGEPAIWELNSLQHYGFGKNGHAFTDENSRTFIRRSLSDGNILHESCTPLSSCGFGQKDLSCSTLSEREHQEQAECLSDSSLTTEISKCDADVSHHRHNSMLSHGQLFADSAYSYLFKDWQSNFLGLDSLLSSGNSFEGEINDRSIILNSAVKNHPSKHVTNGRTNEAATLLIENRFIIKGENIDIQLPYNTIETANTASEFSDSFAQWVNNGETLCH; encoded by the exons ATGGCAGCAGAGGGCGGGGTGGAGGCTCGGATCAACGACGCCAACTGCTACCTCCAGATGTTTGAGCTCTACGAGACTCATTCT AAATTTTATATGATTGGAAGGAACCAAAGTAAAGCATTATGGAGAGTATTGAAGATTGATAGGTCAGAATCTTCAGAACTTAACATCTGTGAAGACTCAACCACATACTCAGAAAGTGAATGTAAAGAGTTGTTAAATCGAgtacatgagggaaacaaatcgaCTGGTGGACTAAAGTTTGTCACCAATTGTTATGGTATTGCTG GATTTGTTAAGTTCTTGGGGCCTTACTACATGCTGCTCataaccgaaagaaaagaaattggTGTTATATTTGGTCATACAGTTTATGCTGTGACTAAGAGTGAAATCATTGCAGTTCCAAATTGTAATGTCCAATGTGATATGGCTACTGCTAAGATGGAGTACAG ATACAAGAAGCTCTTCGGCATGGTGGATCTTACGAAAGATTTCTTCTTTAGCTACTCATACCACATTATGCAAAGCTTACAAAAGAATGTTTGTGAGAGTCAAAGCGGGCACATGATATATGAGACTATGTTCATTTGGAATGAGTTCTTGACCCGTGAGGTTCATCAACGTCTCAAGAATACTCTATGGACAGTTGACTTAGTATATGGTTTCTTTAAGCAG GTGAAACTTTCAATTTGTGGAAAAGATTTTTGGTTGACTCTCATTGCTAGGCGTTCACGACATTTTGCTGGGACCAG GTATCTGAAGCGTGGTGTTAATGGAAATGGTAGCGTGGCAAATGATGTTGAGACAGAGCAGATCGTCTTTAAAGACATTCCTGGAGGAACTCCGACATGTCTTAGTTCTGTAGTTCAGAATAGGGGTTCCATACCTCTTTTTTGGTCTCAAGAAACCTCAAAACTTAATCTGAAGCCAGATATTATCT TGAAGAAAGATAAAGATTATGAAGCTACCCGACTTCATTTTGAGAATCTTGCAAACAGATACCGAAACCCTATTATTATTTTAAACTTGATTAAG TCAGAAGAAAAGAAGCCTAGGGAATCTATTCTACGATCAGAATTTGCCGATGCAATTGAATTTATAAATAAGAATCTGTCAGAAGAAAGTCATCTAAAGTACTTACATTGGGACCTTCATAAGCATTCTCGAAG GAAAGCTAAAAATGTGCTTACATTGTTGGGAAAAGTGGCATCACGTACTTTAAAGTTAACGGGCTTCTTTTATTGTGAAACGACACCAGCACCAAGGCATGAAGGTGACTTAAGGTGGCCCAATTTTGT TAGTGGCGGCAACACCACTGGTACAGATGACATTGATAAGTTTGAAGATGGAACCCAAGAAGATAATATGGATTCTGATATATCTGGATTGGAAACAGCACAGGTTCAAGTTAGCAATGGTGGACATTGCTCAGTTAAATCTCTTAGGTATCAGACAGGTGTTCTGCGAACAAATTGCATAGATTGCCTAGATCGCACAAATGTTGCTCAGTATGCCTATGGTTTAGCTGCACTTGGGCATCAACTTCATGCACTGAATTTATCTAGTTTACCAAGTATTCATCTAGATGCATCCTTGGCTGATGACTTGATGACATATTATGAGACAATGGGCGACACACTTTCTCTGCAGTATGGTGGTTCTGCTGCTCATAAAAAG ATTTTCTCTGAAAGAAGAGGTCAATGGAAAGCAGCAACCCAATCTCAAGAGTTCTTCAGAACACTTCAAAGATATTATAGCAATGCCTATATGGATGTCGAAAAACAGGCTGCAATAGATCT ATTTCTGGGACACTTTCAACCTCAACTTGGTGAACCAGCGATTTGGGAGCTTAATTCACTTCAGCATTATGGTTTTGGGAAAAATGGCCATGCTTTTACTGATGAAAATTCGAG GACATTTATCAGAAGATCACTATCAGATGGAAATATACTCCATGAAAGCTGTACTCCTCTATCCAGCTGTGGTTTTGGCCAAAAAGACCTCTCATGCTCAACATTATCTGAAAGAGAACATCAAGAGCAGGCCGAGTGTTTATCTGATTCAAGTTTAACAACAGAAATTTCCAAGTGTGATGCAGATGTATCACATCACAG GCACAATTCCATGCTGTCTCATGGGCAGCTTTTTGCAGATAGTGCATATAGTTACTTGTTTAAAGATTGGCAGTCAAATTTTCTGGGCCTTGATTCACTTTTATCTTCTGGTAACTCTTTTGAGGGAGAAATAAATGACAG GTCCATAATACTGAACTCTGCAGTCAAGAATCATCCttctaaacatgtcaccaatggcaGAACTAATGAAGCAGCCACACTTCTCATAGAAAATCGGTTTATCATAAAG
- the LOC135607188 gene encoding phosphoinositide phosphatase SAC3-like isoform X1 — MAAEGGVEARINDANCYLQMFELYETHSKFYMIGRNQSKALWRVLKIDRSESSELNICEDSTTYSESECKELLNRVHEGNKSTGGLKFVTNCYGIAGFVKFLGPYYMLLITERKEIGVIFGHTVYAVTKSEIIAVPNCNVQCDMATAKMEYRYKKLFGMVDLTKDFFFSYSYHIMQSLQKNVCESQSGHMIYETMFIWNEFLTREVHQRLKNTLWTVDLVYGFFKQVKLSICGKDFWLTLIARRSRHFAGTRYLKRGVNGNGSVANDVETEQIVFKDIPGGTPTCLSSVVQNRGSIPLFWSQETSKLNLKPDIILKKDKDYEATRLHFENLANRYRNPIIILNLIKSEEKKPRESILRSEFADAIEFINKNLSEESHLKYLHWDLHKHSRRKAKNVLTLLGKVASRTLKLTGFFYCETTPAPRHEGDLRWPNFVSSGGNTTGTDDIDKFEDGTQEDNMDSDISGLETAQVQVSNGGHCSVKSLRYQTGVLRTNCIDCLDRTNVAQYAYGLAALGHQLHALNLSSLPSIHLDASLADDLMTYYETMGDTLSLQYGGSAAHKKIFSERRGQWKAATQSQEFFRTLQRYYSNAYMDVEKQAAIDLFLGHFQPQLGEPAIWELNSLQHYGFGKNGHAFTDENSRTFIRRSLSDGNILHESCTPLSSCGFGQKDLSCSTLSEREHQEQAECLSDSSLTTEISKCDADVSHHRHNSMLSHGQLFADSAYSYLFKDWQSNFLGLDSLLSSGNSFEGEINDRSIILNSAVKNHPSKHVTNGRTNEAATLLIENRFIIKGENIDIQLPYNTIETANTASEFSDSFAQWVNNGETLCH, encoded by the exons ATGGCAGCAGAGGGCGGGGTGGAGGCTCGGATCAACGACGCCAACTGCTACCTCCAGATGTTTGAGCTCTACGAGACTCATTCT AAATTTTATATGATTGGAAGGAACCAAAGTAAAGCATTATGGAGAGTATTGAAGATTGATAGGTCAGAATCTTCAGAACTTAACATCTGTGAAGACTCAACCACATACTCAGAAAGTGAATGTAAAGAGTTGTTAAATCGAgtacatgagggaaacaaatcgaCTGGTGGACTAAAGTTTGTCACCAATTGTTATGGTATTGCTG GATTTGTTAAGTTCTTGGGGCCTTACTACATGCTGCTCataaccgaaagaaaagaaattggTGTTATATTTGGTCATACAGTTTATGCTGTGACTAAGAGTGAAATCATTGCAGTTCCAAATTGTAATGTCCAATGTGATATGGCTACTGCTAAGATGGAGTACAG ATACAAGAAGCTCTTCGGCATGGTGGATCTTACGAAAGATTTCTTCTTTAGCTACTCATACCACATTATGCAAAGCTTACAAAAGAATGTTTGTGAGAGTCAAAGCGGGCACATGATATATGAGACTATGTTCATTTGGAATGAGTTCTTGACCCGTGAGGTTCATCAACGTCTCAAGAATACTCTATGGACAGTTGACTTAGTATATGGTTTCTTTAAGCAG GTGAAACTTTCAATTTGTGGAAAAGATTTTTGGTTGACTCTCATTGCTAGGCGTTCACGACATTTTGCTGGGACCAG GTATCTGAAGCGTGGTGTTAATGGAAATGGTAGCGTGGCAAATGATGTTGAGACAGAGCAGATCGTCTTTAAAGACATTCCTGGAGGAACTCCGACATGTCTTAGTTCTGTAGTTCAGAATAGGGGTTCCATACCTCTTTTTTGGTCTCAAGAAACCTCAAAACTTAATCTGAAGCCAGATATTATCT TGAAGAAAGATAAAGATTATGAAGCTACCCGACTTCATTTTGAGAATCTTGCAAACAGATACCGAAACCCTATTATTATTTTAAACTTGATTAAG TCAGAAGAAAAGAAGCCTAGGGAATCTATTCTACGATCAGAATTTGCCGATGCAATTGAATTTATAAATAAGAATCTGTCAGAAGAAAGTCATCTAAAGTACTTACATTGGGACCTTCATAAGCATTCTCGAAG GAAAGCTAAAAATGTGCTTACATTGTTGGGAAAAGTGGCATCACGTACTTTAAAGTTAACGGGCTTCTTTTATTGTGAAACGACACCAGCACCAAGGCATGAAGGTGACTTAAGGTGGCCCAATTTTGT CAGTAGTGGCGGCAACACCACTGGTACAGATGACATTGATAAGTTTGAAGATGGAACCCAAGAAGATAATATGGATTCTGATATATCTGGATTGGAAACAGCACAGGTTCAAGTTAGCAATGGTGGACATTGCTCAGTTAAATCTCTTAGGTATCAGACAGGTGTTCTGCGAACAAATTGCATAGATTGCCTAGATCGCACAAATGTTGCTCAGTATGCCTATGGTTTAGCTGCACTTGGGCATCAACTTCATGCACTGAATTTATCTAGTTTACCAAGTATTCATCTAGATGCATCCTTGGCTGATGACTTGATGACATATTATGAGACAATGGGCGACACACTTTCTCTGCAGTATGGTGGTTCTGCTGCTCATAAAAAG ATTTTCTCTGAAAGAAGAGGTCAATGGAAAGCAGCAACCCAATCTCAAGAGTTCTTCAGAACACTTCAAAGATATTATAGCAATGCCTATATGGATGTCGAAAAACAGGCTGCAATAGATCT ATTTCTGGGACACTTTCAACCTCAACTTGGTGAACCAGCGATTTGGGAGCTTAATTCACTTCAGCATTATGGTTTTGGGAAAAATGGCCATGCTTTTACTGATGAAAATTCGAG GACATTTATCAGAAGATCACTATCAGATGGAAATATACTCCATGAAAGCTGTACTCCTCTATCCAGCTGTGGTTTTGGCCAAAAAGACCTCTCATGCTCAACATTATCTGAAAGAGAACATCAAGAGCAGGCCGAGTGTTTATCTGATTCAAGTTTAACAACAGAAATTTCCAAGTGTGATGCAGATGTATCACATCACAG GCACAATTCCATGCTGTCTCATGGGCAGCTTTTTGCAGATAGTGCATATAGTTACTTGTTTAAAGATTGGCAGTCAAATTTTCTGGGCCTTGATTCACTTTTATCTTCTGGTAACTCTTTTGAGGGAGAAATAAATGACAG GTCCATAATACTGAACTCTGCAGTCAAGAATCATCCttctaaacatgtcaccaatggcaGAACTAATGAAGCAGCCACACTTCTCATAGAAAATCGGTTTATCATAAAG
- the LOC135606444 gene encoding uncharacterized protein LOC135606444: MDLLEVPLDAIAFRLYSLPAAAAAARSDWACLVLLAAAAAAALGLWGIRIVGSKPDPPTPTSPPPSPLPSLPVCPPESQTPVGKEAAAAAWRASCHVEEASTPKSRFMAYYAASTDSLYEDCARGDGLGEGEEEDVDSVSDVDRRVTAPWSGGGCGLEWAVVQRRGDLGWYRYQDMTALDGSVVKLWDGRDGGLTATAGRRLRRRP, translated from the coding sequence ATGGACCTGCTCGAGGTGCCACTCGACGCCATCGCCTTCCGCCTCTACTCCCTCCCCGCGGCCGCGGCGGCAGCCAGATCGGACTGGGCCTGCCTGGTCctcctcgccgccgccgccgccgccgccctcggCCTCTGGGGCATCAGGATTGTCGGCTCCAAACCCGACCCCCCGACCCccacctctcctcctccctctcccctgCCCAGCCTGCCCGTCTGCCCGCCCGAGTCGCAAACACCGGTGGGGAAAGAGGCCGCTGCCGCTGCGTGGAGGGCGAGCTGTCACGTGGAGGAGGCCAGCACCCCCAAGTCTCGGTTCATGGCGTACTACGCCGCCTCGACCGACAGTCTGTACGAGGACTGCGCCCGTGGCGACGGCTtgggggagggagaggaggaggacgtTGACAGCGTCAGCGACGTCGATCGACGAGTGACGGCGCCTTGGAGCGGCGGTGGCTGCGGCTTGGAGTGGGCGGTCGTCCAAAGGAGGGGGGACTTGGGGTGGTACCGGTACCAGGACATGACGGCGCTCGACGGCAGCGTGGTCAAGCTGTGGGACGGACGCGACGGCGGGTTGACGGCGACGGCCGGGAGGCGTTTGCGCCGGAGGCCGTAG
- the LOC103977815 gene encoding probable ethanolamine kinase isoform X2: MGEEVKNYDALTGMKDERAAEKKAEGAAPSIPSSSMSIDISLPLDQMKPRIVDLCKDLFKRWSSLDESCFSIETVSGGITNLLLKVSVRDDRGNSDSLTVRLYGPNTDLVIDRKRELQALPHLSAAGFGAKLLGIFGNGMVQSFIDARTLSPSDMSDPKIAFKIARQLRQFHKVAIPGSKEPQLWNDIFKFLDEAAALKIEDSAKQATYESISFQEIQAEINELKDLTDLLNAPVVFAHNDLLSGNLMLNDKEGRLYFIDFEYGSYSYRGYDIANHFNEYAGFDCDYSLYPDKDAQYHFFRSYLESDKPHEVSDKDLEALYVETNTFRLASHIYWALWGFIQAKVSPIDFDYLSYFLLRFHEYKKQKEGCFSLAQKYLSRSISCSSRRNSCPPSED, encoded by the exons ATGGGAGAGGAGGTCAAGAACTACGACGCGCTTACCGGAATGAAAGACGAGAGAGCAGCCGAGAAGAAAGCAGAGGGGGCGGCCCCGTCGATCCCTTCCTCCTCCATGTCGATCGACATCTCCCTCCCTCTCGACCAGATGAAGCCCCGCATCGT AGATCTatgcaaggatttgtttaagaGGTGGTCATCTCTTGATGAATCTTGTTTCTCAATTGAGACAGTTTCCGGTGGTATCACAAATCTTT TGCTGAAGGTCTCTGTAAGAGACGACCGTGGAAACAGTGATTCTCTGACTGTTAGATTGTATGGCCCAAATACAGATTTGGTGATTGATCGCAAAAGAGAGTTGCAG GCCCTACCACATCTATCGGCTGCAGGATTTGGTGCAAAGTTGCTAGGGATATTTGGGAATGGCATGGTTCAATCTTTCATTGATGCTCGTACACTTTCACCATCAG ATATGAGCGATCCTAAAATAGCTTTCAAGATAGCTAGGCAACTTCGTCAATTCCATAAAGTGGCAATACCAGGTTCTAAAGAACCACAACTGTGGAATGATATATTCAAGTTTCTCGACGAAG CTGCGGCATTAAAGATTGAAGATAGTGCAAAGCAAGCGACATATGAATCAATCTCATTCCAAGAAATCCAGGCTGAAATTAATGAGCTGAAG GATCTGACTGATCTTCTTAATGCCCCTGTTGTCTTTGCCCACAATGATTTGCTTTCTGGGAATCTGATGCTAAATGACAAAGAAG GGAGACTCTACTTCATTGATTTTGAGTATGGATCATACAGCTATAGAGGCTATGACATTGCAAACCACTTTAATGAATATGCAGGCTTTGACTGTGACTACAGCTT ATATCCAGATAAAGATGCACAATATCATTTCTTCAGGAGTTATTTAGAATCTGATAAACCACATGAG GTGTCCGACAAAGATCTTGAAGCCCTTTATGTTGAAACAAATACGTTCAGGCTAGCATCACATATTTACTGGGCTCTGTGGGGTTTTATACAG GCAAAGGTATCACCGATCGACTTTGATTATCTCTCCTACTTCTTGCTTCGGTTCCacgaatacaagaaacaaaaggaaggatGCTTCTCTCTGGCACAGAAATATCTTTCAAGATCCATCAGCTGCAGCAGCAGAAGAAACAGTTGCCCTCCATCAGAAGACTAG
- the LOC103977815 gene encoding probable ethanolamine kinase isoform X1, producing MGEEVKNYDALTGMKDERAAEKKAEGAAPSIPSSSMSIDISLPLDQMKPRIVDLCKDLFKRWSSLDESCFSIETVSGGITNLLLKVSVRDDRGNSDSLTVRLYGPNTDLVIDRKRELQALPHLSAAGFGAKLLGIFGNGMVQSFIDARTLSPSDMSDPKIAFKIARQLRQFHKVAIPGSKEPQLWNDIFKFLDEAAALKIEDSAKQATYESISFQEIQAEINELKICQQDLTDLLNAPVVFAHNDLLSGNLMLNDKEGRLYFIDFEYGSYSYRGYDIANHFNEYAGFDCDYSLYPDKDAQYHFFRSYLESDKPHEVSDKDLEALYVETNTFRLASHIYWALWGFIQAKVSPIDFDYLSYFLLRFHEYKKQKEGCFSLAQKYLSRSISCSSRRNSCPPSED from the exons ATGGGAGAGGAGGTCAAGAACTACGACGCGCTTACCGGAATGAAAGACGAGAGAGCAGCCGAGAAGAAAGCAGAGGGGGCGGCCCCGTCGATCCCTTCCTCCTCCATGTCGATCGACATCTCCCTCCCTCTCGACCAGATGAAGCCCCGCATCGT AGATCTatgcaaggatttgtttaagaGGTGGTCATCTCTTGATGAATCTTGTTTCTCAATTGAGACAGTTTCCGGTGGTATCACAAATCTTT TGCTGAAGGTCTCTGTAAGAGACGACCGTGGAAACAGTGATTCTCTGACTGTTAGATTGTATGGCCCAAATACAGATTTGGTGATTGATCGCAAAAGAGAGTTGCAG GCCCTACCACATCTATCGGCTGCAGGATTTGGTGCAAAGTTGCTAGGGATATTTGGGAATGGCATGGTTCAATCTTTCATTGATGCTCGTACACTTTCACCATCAG ATATGAGCGATCCTAAAATAGCTTTCAAGATAGCTAGGCAACTTCGTCAATTCCATAAAGTGGCAATACCAGGTTCTAAAGAACCACAACTGTGGAATGATATATTCAAGTTTCTCGACGAAG CTGCGGCATTAAAGATTGAAGATAGTGCAAAGCAAGCGACATATGAATCAATCTCATTCCAAGAAATCCAGGCTGAAATTAATGAGCTGAAG ATCTGCCAACAGGATCTGACTGATCTTCTTAATGCCCCTGTTGTCTTTGCCCACAATGATTTGCTTTCTGGGAATCTGATGCTAAATGACAAAGAAG GGAGACTCTACTTCATTGATTTTGAGTATGGATCATACAGCTATAGAGGCTATGACATTGCAAACCACTTTAATGAATATGCAGGCTTTGACTGTGACTACAGCTT ATATCCAGATAAAGATGCACAATATCATTTCTTCAGGAGTTATTTAGAATCTGATAAACCACATGAG GTGTCCGACAAAGATCTTGAAGCCCTTTATGTTGAAACAAATACGTTCAGGCTAGCATCACATATTTACTGGGCTCTGTGGGGTTTTATACAG GCAAAGGTATCACCGATCGACTTTGATTATCTCTCCTACTTCTTGCTTCGGTTCCacgaatacaagaaacaaaaggaaggatGCTTCTCTCTGGCACAGAAATATCTTTCAAGATCCATCAGCTGCAGCAGCAGAAGAAACAGTTGCCCTCCATCAGAAGACTAG